Proteins encoded by one window of Flagellimonas lutaonensis:
- a CDS encoding aminotransferase class III-fold pyridoxal phosphate-dependent enzyme — protein MKNLLQSAFGFKNPTVKPLDGYDNKNYLVENQGQKFTFKTYPVEKMDKALLEAENDVLLFLKEKGSEGIPEPMPFLDGAYIKLLKVDGASSWCRILTYLEGSFMGDATASENIVASLGSFLAHLDKTLLPFDHLALRARKWPWDLQYLHLNKKYLGDISNPRKRSLVGSFFQQYEQHVAPLLPTLRKSVIHNDANEWNILVKDGSVSGLIDFGDLAHSYLINEVAVSLTYVCYDKKDPLKWAKPFLAAYHQELPLTEEEISILYYLVAARLCVSVCNSAHAAKTNPDNTYAQSSDENAWNLLHRWLEIGPIAAEKAFRETVGLPEKPVPTEKEMMRKRHRYISPILSISYQRPIHVKKAAFQYMYDARGNSFLDAYNNIPHVGHCHPRVVEAGQRQMAELNTNTRYLYDLLHQYAEKLLSKFPKPLNKVFFVNSGSAASDLAIRLAQAHTKRQNLLVMEHGYHGNTQIGIDISDYKFNNPKGQGQKPHIFKTALPDTYCGLYSQNDGTAGLAYAQDAIRHLEKIQSPMAAFIAEPIVGCGGQVPLAKGYLKPMYEAIRKQGGVCISDEVQVGFGRLGACFWGFEAQEVVPDIVILGKPMGNGHPIGAVVTTDKIATSFEKGVEFFSSFGGNPVSCAIGMAVLAVLEEENLQDNSRIVGNYYVRRLKELQKQHPCIGDIRGSGLFLGIDIVKEGTKEPDPQLAQHLKNELRNRHILVSTDGPFDNVIKSKPPLCFSKENVDLVVNGLDSILKDHC, from the coding sequence ATGAAAAATCTTCTGCAATCGGCCTTTGGTTTTAAAAATCCCACGGTAAAGCCCCTTGACGGCTACGACAACAAAAATTATTTGGTCGAAAACCAGGGGCAGAAATTCACCTTTAAAACATATCCAGTAGAAAAAATGGACAAGGCTTTGTTGGAAGCTGAGAACGACGTCTTGCTTTTTTTAAAGGAAAAAGGATCTGAAGGGATTCCTGAACCCATGCCTTTTTTGGACGGAGCCTACATAAAATTACTCAAAGTGGATGGAGCATCTTCATGGTGCCGCATACTTACTTATTTGGAAGGAAGTTTTATGGGCGACGCCACGGCCAGTGAAAACATAGTGGCTTCGCTCGGAAGCTTTTTGGCCCACCTTGACAAAACATTGCTGCCGTTTGACCATCTCGCCCTACGGGCACGAAAATGGCCGTGGGACCTGCAATACCTACACCTCAACAAAAAATATCTTGGTGATATTTCGAATCCGCGAAAGCGTAGCTTGGTAGGCTCCTTCTTTCAGCAGTATGAACAGCACGTGGCGCCCCTGTTGCCCACACTTCGAAAATCGGTCATCCATAACGATGCCAACGAATGGAACATTTTGGTCAAAGATGGAAGTGTGTCAGGACTTATCGACTTTGGCGATCTGGCCCATTCATATCTTATCAACGAAGTTGCCGTGTCCCTGACATATGTTTGTTATGATAAAAAAGACCCTTTGAAATGGGCAAAACCTTTTTTGGCGGCCTACCATCAAGAATTGCCACTAACAGAAGAAGAAATCAGCATCCTCTATTACTTGGTCGCCGCGAGGCTCTGTGTCAGCGTCTGCAATTCAGCCCATGCAGCAAAAACCAACCCCGATAACACTTATGCCCAAAGCAGTGATGAAAATGCCTGGAACTTGCTGCACCGTTGGTTGGAAATTGGCCCAATAGCCGCTGAAAAGGCTTTTCGTGAAACGGTAGGGCTTCCTGAAAAACCTGTGCCAACTGAAAAAGAGATGATGCGGAAGAGGCATCGGTACATCAGCCCTATTCTTTCCATCAGCTACCAACGTCCCATCCACGTGAAAAAAGCGGCCTTTCAGTATATGTACGATGCCCGAGGCAACAGCTTTTTGGATGCCTACAACAACATTCCCCATGTGGGGCATTGCCACCCAAGGGTGGTCGAGGCAGGGCAACGGCAAATGGCCGAACTCAATACCAATACCCGCTACCTGTACGACCTGTTGCATCAATATGCTGAAAAATTGCTGTCCAAGTTTCCCAAGCCGTTGAACAAGGTGTTTTTTGTGAATTCTGGCAGTGCCGCCAGCGATTTGGCCATCCGCTTGGCGCAGGCCCATACAAAACGCCAAAACCTCTTGGTGATGGAGCATGGCTACCACGGCAACACCCAAATCGGCATCGATATCAGCGATTATAAGTTCAACAATCCCAAGGGGCAAGGCCAAAAACCCCACATTTTCAAAACCGCTTTGCCCGACACCTACTGTGGGCTTTATTCCCAAAATGATGGCACCGCAGGGCTAGCCTATGCCCAAGATGCCATTCGGCACCTTGAAAAAATACAGTCGCCCATGGCGGCTTTTATCGCCGAGCCCATTGTAGGTTGCGGCGGGCAGGTTCCTTTGGCCAAGGGCTACCTAAAACCCATGTACGAGGCCATTCGAAAGCAGGGGGGTGTTTGCATCAGTGATGAGGTGCAGGTAGGTTTTGGTCGGTTGGGTGCTTGTTTCTGGGGGTTTGAGGCCCAAGAAGTGGTGCCCGACATCGTCATCTTGGGAAAGCCCATGGGCAATGGCCACCCCATCGGTGCAGTGGTCACAACGGATAAAATTGCAACTTCATTTGAAAAGGGAGTGGAATTTTTCAGTTCGTTTGGGGGCAACCCTGTATCGTGTGCCATTGGCATGGCCGTTTTGGCGGTTTTGGAAGAGGAGAACCTACAGGATAACTCCAGAATCGTGGGAAATTATTACGTAAGGCGGTTAAAAGAATTGCAAAAACAACACCCCTGTATCGGTGATATACGTGGTTCGGGGCTCTTTTTGGGCATTGACATCGTTAAGGAAGGTACCAAAGAACCTGATCCCCAGCTTGCCCAGCATCTCAAAAACGAATTGCGAAATCGGCATATTTTGGTCAGTACCGATGGGCCTTTTGACAATGTCATCAAATCAAAGCCCCCACTCTGTTTTAGCAAAGAGAATGTGGATTTGGTTGTCAATGGCCTGGATAGTATCTTGAAAGACCACTGTTAA
- the katG gene encoding catalase/peroxidase HPI, producing MNTNNPHSNGQGEAWDVNESTAKCPFLNGELKQAAGGGTTNRDWWPDALNLNILRQHSELADPMGNDFDYAKEFKKLDLAAVKKDLADLMTDSQDWWPADFGHYGPLFIRMAWHAAGTYRIADGRGGGGTGAQRFAPLNSWPDNANLDKARLLLWPIKKKYGKKLSWADLLILAGNVAHESMGLPMYGFGGGREDIWQPEEDIYWGSEGEWLGNKERYDKEGQLEGQLGAAHMGLIYVNPEGPNANPDPVAAAHDIRETFGRMAMNDYETVALIAGGHTFGKTHGAAPADQYVEAEPAAAPIEMMSMGWKNNFGTGVGNDTITSGLEGTWTETPTQWSHNFLKNLFKYEWELTKSPAGAHQWRPKDGAGAGTIPDAHDPDKKHAPFMLTTDLSLRFDPEYEKISRHFLENPEEFKEAYQKAWFKLTHRDMGPKACYLGPEVPEEDLIWQDPIPAVDHELVNDGDIAGLKKKILASGLSISELVSTAWASASTYRGSDRRGGANGARIRLAPQNNWEVNNPPQLKKVLATLEAIQKEFNDAQSGNKKISLADVIVLGGCAAVEEASKKAGHNISVPFVPGRMDASAEQTDVESFDALEPRADGFRNYVKGRPKAKAENLLVDKAQLLTLTAPEMTVLVGGMRVLDTNYNGSKHGVFTDRTGSLTNDFFVNLLDMNTTWKAISNDDTLFEGTDRGTGKVKWTGTRADLIFGSNTELRALAEVYACDDAQDKFVNDFVKAWNKVMNLDRFDLK from the coding sequence ATGAATACAAACAACCCACATTCCAACGGTCAGGGCGAGGCTTGGGATGTCAATGAATCAACCGCCAAATGTCCGTTTTTGAACGGAGAACTTAAGCAAGCCGCCGGGGGCGGCACCACCAACCGGGACTGGTGGCCCGATGCACTGAACCTCAACATTCTTCGGCAACACTCTGAGTTGGCCGACCCGATGGGCAACGATTTCGACTATGCCAAGGAGTTCAAAAAACTGGATCTGGCGGCGGTCAAAAAAGACCTCGCCGACCTGATGACCGACAGCCAAGATTGGTGGCCTGCCGATTTTGGTCATTATGGGCCCTTGTTCATCCGTATGGCATGGCATGCCGCGGGCACCTACCGTATTGCCGATGGCCGTGGTGGGGGCGGCACGGGCGCGCAACGCTTTGCCCCTTTGAACAGTTGGCCCGACAATGCCAACCTTGACAAGGCGCGGCTGTTGCTTTGGCCCATCAAAAAGAAATATGGCAAGAAACTCTCTTGGGCCGATCTATTGATCTTGGCAGGTAATGTGGCACACGAATCGATGGGCCTACCCATGTACGGGTTTGGTGGGGGCCGTGAAGATATCTGGCAACCCGAAGAAGATATCTATTGGGGCTCAGAGGGCGAATGGTTGGGCAATAAAGAACGCTACGACAAAGAGGGGCAATTGGAAGGTCAATTGGGCGCGGCCCACATGGGGTTGATCTATGTGAACCCCGAAGGCCCGAATGCCAATCCCGATCCTGTGGCGGCGGCCCATGACATTCGCGAGACGTTTGGCCGAATGGCGATGAACGATTACGAGACCGTGGCCTTGATCGCTGGTGGCCACACCTTTGGGAAAACACATGGCGCGGCACCAGCAGACCAATATGTTGAGGCCGAACCCGCTGCCGCACCCATAGAGATGATGAGTATGGGCTGGAAGAACAACTTTGGCACTGGCGTTGGCAACGATACCATTACCAGCGGTCTTGAGGGCACATGGACGGAAACCCCTACGCAGTGGAGCCATAATTTTTTGAAAAACCTCTTTAAATATGAGTGGGAATTGACCAAAAGTCCTGCTGGGGCGCACCAATGGCGGCCCAAAGACGGGGCTGGGGCAGGCACCATACCCGATGCGCACGACCCTGACAAAAAGCATGCGCCCTTTATGCTGACCACAGATCTGTCGTTGCGCTTTGATCCAGAATATGAAAAAATTTCAAGGCACTTTCTAGAAAATCCCGAAGAGTTCAAAGAGGCCTACCAGAAAGCGTGGTTCAAGCTGACGCACCGTGATATGGGGCCTAAGGCATGTTATTTGGGCCCGGAGGTGCCAGAAGAGGATTTAATCTGGCAGGATCCCATCCCTGCTGTGGACCATGAGTTGGTCAACGATGGCGACATTGCCGGGTTGAAGAAAAAGATTTTGGCATCGGGCCTTTCGATTTCCGAATTGGTGTCAACTGCTTGGGCATCAGCTTCAACCTATAGAGGTTCCGATAGAAGGGGAGGCGCCAACGGGGCACGTATTCGTTTGGCCCCCCAAAACAATTGGGAAGTGAACAATCCCCCACAGTTGAAAAAAGTACTGGCAACGTTGGAGGCCATACAAAAGGAATTCAACGATGCGCAATCGGGCAACAAAAAAATATCTTTGGCCGATGTGATAGTTCTGGGAGGATGTGCCGCTGTGGAGGAAGCATCCAAAAAGGCAGGACATAACATTTCAGTGCCCTTTGTGCCTGGCCGTATGGATGCCAGTGCCGAGCAGACCGATGTTGAGTCTTTCGACGCATTGGAACCACGTGCCGATGGGTTTAGAAACTACGTCAAGGGCAGGCCGAAGGCCAAAGCAGAAAACCTATTGGTGGACAAGGCCCAGTTGTTGACGTTGACCGCCCCTGAAATGACCGTTCTGGTAGGCGGCATGCGGGTATTGGACACCAATTACAATGGATCGAAACATGGTGTGTTCACCGACAGGACGGGGAGCCTTACCAATGATTTTTTTGTGAACCTATTGGACATGAACACGACTTGGAAGGCCATCTCAAATGATGACACTCTTTTTGAGGGCACCGACCGTGGAACGGGCAAGGTGAAGTGGACGGGCACCCGAGCCGATCTTATCTTTGGCTCCAACACAGAGCTTCGCGCCTTGGCCGAGGTCTATGCCTGTGACGATGCCCAAGATAAGTTTGTCAACGACTTTGTCAAGGCTTGGAACAAGGTGATGAATTTGGACCGTTTTGATTTGAAATAG
- a CDS encoding VanZ family protein yields the protein MMEKRGFTSNRERKLWLWALSVLIAIYGTLFFGGQLIDFMIERRIIEQTTFYLFLLLILAPIISGWKSSDQKLGFWVYAGVMAVYGMALLRMDLTVAERSHIFEYGLLGVLVHEALIERKSNGAKVKTPALVAILGVGTIGLLDECIQYLIPYRVFDLVDIGFNYLASAFGVLTSVGVSWLQSVFIGRFKNKS from the coding sequence ATGATGGAAAAGAGAGGTTTCACGTCCAATAGAGAGCGAAAATTATGGCTTTGGGCGTTGTCAGTTTTAATTGCCATATACGGCACCCTCTTTTTTGGCGGCCAACTAATAGATTTTATGATTGAACGTCGCATTATAGAGCAAACAACATTTTACTTATTTCTTCTTCTGATTCTAGCGCCTATAATCAGCGGGTGGAAGAGTTCTGACCAGAAATTGGGGTTCTGGGTTTATGCCGGGGTAATGGCAGTATATGGAATGGCGCTGCTACGTATGGATTTGACGGTAGCTGAACGCTCTCATATATTTGAATATGGGCTGCTCGGAGTGTTGGTTCACGAAGCCTTAATCGAAAGAAAAAGCAATGGCGCAAAAGTTAAAACTCCGGCCTTGGTTGCTATTTTAGGCGTAGGAACTATTGGCTTATTGGACGAATGTATTCAGTATCTTATACCGTATCGCGTTTTCGATTTGGTAGATATTGGTTTTAATTATCTGGCATCTGCATTTGGGGTCCTAACAAGTGTGGGGGTAAGCTGGTTGCAAAGTGTTTTTATAGGTCGATTTAAAAATAAGAGTTGA
- a CDS encoding glycine--tRNA ligase yields the protein MANQEDIFKKVISHAKEYGYIFQSSEIYDGLSAVYDYGQNGAELKKNIREYWWQAMVQLNQNIVGIDAAIFMHPTTWKASGHVDAFNDPLIDNKDSKKRYRADVLVEDYVAKIEDKIEKEVKKAAKRFGDSFDKEQFLTTNQRVLDYQAKADGILKRLGKSLENEDLADVKALIEELEIACPLSGSKNWTDVKQFNLMFGTKLGATADSTMDLYLRPETAQGIFVNFLNVQKTGRMKIPFGIAQTGKAFRNEIVARQFIFRMREFEQMEMQFFIKPGTQMEWYEHWKQARLKWHLSLGMGEDNYRFHDHEKLAHYADAAADIEFKFPFGFKELEGIHSRTDFDLANHEKYSGKKLQYFDPETNESYVPYVVETSIGLDRMFLAVFSKALQEEELENGTTRTVLKIPAVLAPTKAAVLPLVKKDGLPEIAQKLVDELKWDFNVAYDEKDAVGRRYRRQDAAGTPFCVTIDHQTLEDDTVTVRHRDSMEQQRVRLGEVKDLIGKEVAMKEWLRKI from the coding sequence ATGGCAAATCAAGAAGACATTTTCAAGAAGGTCATTTCGCATGCGAAAGAGTATGGTTATATCTTTCAATCGAGCGAAATATATGATGGGTTGAGCGCAGTGTATGACTACGGCCAAAACGGGGCTGAGCTCAAAAAGAACATTAGGGAGTATTGGTGGCAGGCCATGGTACAGCTCAACCAAAACATCGTGGGCATCGATGCCGCCATTTTTATGCATCCCACCACTTGGAAGGCCTCGGGCCACGTTGATGCCTTTAACGACCCCTTGATCGACAATAAAGACTCGAAAAAGCGCTACCGTGCCGATGTGTTGGTCGAAGACTATGTGGCCAAAATTGAGGACAAAATCGAAAAAGAGGTCAAAAAAGCCGCAAAACGCTTTGGTGACAGTTTTGATAAAGAACAATTTTTGACCACGAACCAGCGCGTGTTGGATTATCAGGCAAAAGCTGATGGCATTCTCAAACGCCTGGGTAAATCGTTGGAAAACGAAGATTTGGCCGATGTGAAGGCGCTGATCGAAGAATTGGAAATTGCCTGTCCCCTGTCGGGTTCAAAAAACTGGACCGATGTCAAACAGTTCAACCTAATGTTCGGCACCAAGTTGGGCGCCACCGCCGATAGTACCATGGACCTCTACCTGCGTCCCGAGACGGCACAGGGCATATTTGTGAACTTTTTGAACGTACAGAAAACGGGACGGATGAAAATTCCCTTTGGAATTGCCCAGACGGGAAAAGCATTCCGTAACGAGATCGTGGCCCGTCAGTTCATCTTCCGTATGCGCGAGTTTGAGCAGATGGAGATGCAGTTCTTTATCAAGCCCGGCACGCAGATGGAATGGTACGAACACTGGAAGCAGGCCCGTCTGAAATGGCACCTATCATTGGGCATGGGCGAGGACAATTACCGTTTTCACGACCATGAGAAACTGGCGCACTATGCCGATGCGGCCGCTGATATCGAATTCAAATTTCCGTTCGGTTTCAAAGAGTTGGAGGGCATCCACTCCCGAACTGATTTCGACCTCGCCAACCACGAAAAATATTCTGGCAAAAAATTGCAATATTTTGACCCCGAGACCAACGAAAGCTATGTGCCCTACGTGGTCGAAACCTCCATCGGGCTGGATCGTATGTTCTTGGCGGTGTTCTCAAAGGCACTACAAGAAGAAGAACTCGAGAACGGCACCACCCGTACCGTGCTGAAGATACCGGCTGTTTTGGCGCCCACCAAGGCCGCTGTGCTGCCCTTGGTCAAAAAAGACGGTCTGCCCGAAATTGCCCAAAAACTGGTCGATGAACTCAAGTGGGACTTTAATGTGGCCTATGATGAAAAAGATGCCGTGGGCCGTCGCTACCGTCGCCAAGATGCCGCTGGCACGCCTTTCTGTGTGACCATCGACCACCAAACCTTGGAAGACGATACCGTGACCGTTCGCCATCGCGATTCGATGGAACAACAACGGGTTAGGCTGGGCGAGGTCAAAGACCTTATCGGCAAAGAGGTGGCGATGAAAGAGTGGTTGCGTAAAATCTAA
- a CDS encoding ComF family protein translates to MGGEYTLCTVCRHDLPLTEYNFIEENPVDRIFYGRIDIAKASSFLHFLSHGKVKNLLHQLKYKNQEKIGSFLGDWYGGLLAEDKGLPKIDYIIAVPLHQKKLRKRGYNQVDLFAQQLAKHLKTQTLKGVLVKTANVKTLTKKNRSFRWQTSQNLYKLTDNSKLAHKRVLLVDDVITTGATIEACAQALTMAEGTEIYVASMAFVPKTGF, encoded by the coding sequence ATGGGAGGAGAGTACACCTTGTGTACCGTTTGTCGACATGATTTACCGCTCACCGAGTACAATTTCATCGAAGAAAACCCCGTAGACCGCATATTTTATGGGCGTATCGACATCGCCAAGGCCAGTTCGTTTCTACATTTTCTATCGCACGGAAAGGTCAAAAACCTCTTGCACCAGCTGAAATATAAAAATCAAGAAAAAATCGGTTCTTTTCTCGGAGATTGGTATGGAGGGCTTTTGGCCGAGGATAAAGGACTTCCTAAAATCGATTATATCATTGCTGTTCCGCTGCACCAGAAAAAACTTCGAAAAAGGGGGTACAACCAAGTGGATCTGTTTGCCCAGCAACTTGCAAAACACCTAAAAACCCAAACATTGAAGGGCGTTTTGGTCAAAACCGCGAATGTGAAGACCCTGACTAAGAAAAACCGCTCTTTCCGCTGGCAAACCAGCCAAAATCTGTACAAACTGACCGATAATTCAAAATTGGCCCACAAGCGTGTGCTGTTGGTCGATGACGTCATCACCACCGGAGCCACCATTGAAGCATGTGCCCAGGCCCTAACAATGGCCGAGGGCACCGAAATTTACGTGGCCAGTATGGCGTTCGTGCCCAAAACAGGATTCTAA
- a CDS encoding Ig-like domain-containing protein, whose product MNKTMLLLKRTLSAIFLLFMAAALWQCARRGTPSGGPKDVTPPVLLRTEPENLSTNFKGNKIRLYFDEYIKLEDVQNQMIVSPPLKYIPEIKPQGGPSKFIEITIKDTLQENTTYTINFGQSIVDNNEGNPNSFLTYVFSTGDYLDSLQISGLVQDAFNREPDDFVSVMLYEIDSAYNDSTIYKFPPNYITNTLDSTPVFQLKNLKAGNYALIALKDVGKNNVFDQRADKIGFVEDTVKIPTDSLFLLKLFKEVPDYAISVPSYAAKNKIIFGYRGKADEIKIEPLTVLPDSVQTLITKEPDKDTLNFWLTPTDLDSIVFTVTNEQQKLVDTFTVKSRKLAMDSLKLSTNIRGKMNFTDTLSLLATTPLVQVDSSKISVALNDSIPIGFNWALDTLRNKVNIGFPLEANQGYSVKLLPGALTDFFGMQNDTLAYNLSTGSYADYGNLRFNIAGAVTYPAIVQLINDKGETQREVYAETPQKVEFNYLKPGNYGVRIIFDENGNRKWDTGSFLKKIQPEKVRYYPDMVNIRANWEMEETFTVLE is encoded by the coding sequence ATGAATAAGACCATGTTGCTATTGAAAAGGACATTGAGCGCCATTTTTTTGCTATTCATGGCCGCTGCCCTTTGGCAATGCGCCCGAAGGGGCACTCCCAGTGGCGGGCCAAAAGATGTTACTCCCCCTGTTTTATTGCGAACCGAGCCCGAAAATCTGAGTACCAATTTTAAAGGCAACAAGATTCGGCTGTATTTTGACGAATACATCAAGCTAGAGGACGTACAAAACCAAATGATCGTATCGCCCCCCTTAAAATACATTCCTGAAATAAAGCCTCAGGGCGGCCCGAGTAAGTTCATAGAAATCACGATAAAAGATACCTTACAAGAGAATACCACCTATACCATCAATTTCGGGCAGAGCATTGTTGACAACAACGAGGGCAACCCAAACAGTTTTTTGACCTATGTTTTCTCAACGGGCGACTACCTTGACTCATTGCAGATTTCAGGGCTGGTTCAAGATGCCTTTAATCGGGAACCCGATGATTTTGTCAGTGTTATGCTCTACGAAATCGACAGTGCCTACAACGATTCGACCATTTACAAATTTCCGCCGAACTATATTACGAACACGCTTGATAGCACCCCTGTTTTCCAGCTCAAAAACCTAAAGGCGGGCAACTATGCCCTAATAGCGTTGAAAGACGTGGGCAAAAACAATGTTTTCGACCAACGGGCCGACAAGATTGGTTTTGTGGAAGATACGGTCAAGATTCCGACCGATTCGCTCTTTTTGCTAAAACTGTTCAAAGAAGTACCAGACTATGCCATATCGGTTCCTAGTTATGCGGCAAAGAACAAAATTATATTTGGGTACCGGGGGAAAGCGGATGAAATCAAAATCGAGCCCCTGACCGTATTGCCCGATTCGGTACAGACCCTGATTACCAAAGAACCGGACAAAGACACCCTCAACTTTTGGTTGACCCCCACAGATTTAGACTCCATAGTCTTTACCGTAACGAACGAGCAGCAAAAACTGGTCGACACCTTTACGGTGAAAAGCAGAAAACTTGCTATGGATTCGCTGAAACTGAGCACCAATATCAGGGGCAAAATGAATTTTACCGATACCCTGAGCCTGCTGGCCACGACGCCATTGGTTCAGGTCGATTCTTCCAAAATTTCGGTAGCCCTCAACGATTCGATACCCATTGGGTTTAATTGGGCCTTGGACACCCTGCGCAACAAGGTCAATATTGGGTTTCCGTTGGAGGCCAACCAAGGTTACTCGGTAAAACTGTTGCCGGGGGCCCTTACCGATTTCTTTGGCATGCAAAATGATACCCTGGCCTACAACCTTTCGACCGGTAGCTATGCCGATTATGGCAATTTGCGCTTTAACATTGCTGGAGCCGTGACCTACCCTGCCATCGTTCAGTTGATCAATGACAAAGGGGAAACCCAAAGAGAGGTTTATGCAGAAACGCCGCAAAAGGTCGAATTCAACTACCTAAAACCCGGCAATTATGGGGTTCGTATCATTTTTGATGAAAATGGCAACCGCAAATGGGACACCGGTAGTTTCCTTAAAAAGATCCAACCTGAAAAGGTTAGGTACTATCCTGATATGGTCAACATACGTGCCAATTGGGAAATGGAGGAGACCTTTACGGTGTTAGAGTAA
- a CDS encoding amidohydrolase: MAIEIKIALVQSPLHWEDPEANRAMFDKKIAAIDDDVDLIVLPEMFTTGFTMKPQNIPASEEKKTVEWMRRKAIEKDAAIVGSIAYKEDNDCYNRLFFVAPHAHISQYDKRHTFTLAGEDKVYKRGDEQLVETYKGFRLMLLICYDLRFPVWARNTFDYDVLLYVANWPKPRVAAWDALLKARAIENMAYCIGVNRVGRDGLGHEYSGHSAVYDVLGHKIVYSESEEVLYAVLSKEHIVSNREKLRFLDDRDRFTLTP, encoded by the coding sequence ATGGCTATAGAAATAAAAATAGCATTGGTGCAATCGCCATTGCACTGGGAAGACCCAGAAGCAAACCGAGCGATGTTCGATAAAAAAATCGCTGCCATCGATGATGATGTCGATTTGATCGTGCTTCCTGAGATGTTCACTACGGGATTTACCATGAAGCCCCAGAATATCCCTGCTTCCGAAGAAAAAAAAACGGTGGAGTGGATGCGCCGCAAGGCCATTGAAAAAGATGCGGCCATTGTTGGAAGTATTGCCTATAAAGAAGATAATGATTGCTACAACAGACTTTTTTTTGTTGCTCCCCATGCTCACATATCGCAGTACGACAAGCGGCATACCTTTACCTTGGCGGGCGAAGACAAAGTCTATAAAAGGGGCGATGAACAACTGGTTGAAACGTATAAAGGGTTTAGATTAATGCTCCTGATATGTTATGATCTAAGGTTTCCGGTTTGGGCTCGAAACACGTTTGATTACGATGTACTGTTGTATGTGGCCAATTGGCCCAAACCCCGTGTGGCCGCTTGGGATGCACTTTTAAAGGCGCGGGCCATCGAGAACATGGCCTATTGCATTGGTGTGAATCGAGTGGGGCGTGATGGACTTGGGCATGAATATTCAGGGCATTCTGCCGTGTACGATGTGTTGGGCCACAAAATCGTCTATTCTGAGAGCGAAGAAGTGCTTTATGCGGTGTTGAGCAAAGAGCATATAGTCTCAAATAGGGAAAAACTACGGTTTCTCGATGACCGTGATCGGTTTACTCTAACACCGTAA